In the Brevundimonas mediterranea genome, GCGCGCCCGGTTCGGGGACAAGGAAATTCTGGAGGACCAGGATCGCCACCCCCTCACCTACACCGGCTTGATCCGCGCCGCCTTCGTCCTGGGGCGCAAGATCGCGAACATGACCGATCCGGGCGACCGGGTCGCCATCCTGCTGCCGTCGTCGATGGGCGTCGTCGTCACCTTCTTCGGCCTGCACGCCCACGGCCGCGTACCGGTCATGCTGAACTTCACCGCGGGCGAGACAAATCTGAAGGCGGCCATCAAGGCCTCGGGCGTCAAGAAGGTCCTGACCGCCAAACGCTTCATCGATCAGGCCAAGCTGGACGACCTGATCGTCGAGCTGAAGACGGTGGCCGAGGTCGTCTGGCTGGATGACGTACGCAAGACCATCGGCCTGGCCGACAAGCTGTACGGCCTCAGCGCCGGCGTTGCGCCCAAGCGGTTCCGCGTCAAGACCGACCCGGACGCGCCCGGCGTGGTCCTGTTCACCTCGGGCAGTTTCGGAACGCCCAAGGGCGTGGTGCTGAGCCAGAGGAACCTGGTCGCCAACGCCCGTCAGGTCGCGGCCCATATCGACCTGCTGCCGGAATGGGTGATGTTCAATCCCCTGCCCACCTTCCACTGTTTTGGGCTGACCGGCGGGGTCATCCTGCCGCTGCTTCAAGGCTTGAAGGCCTTCCAGTATCCGTCGCCGCTGCACGCCAAACAGATCACCGACCTGCTGCCCCAGGTGAAGGCCTCGATCCTGTTCGCGACCGACACCTTCCTGAACCAGTATGGTCGCGTCGCCGAGGCGGACGACTTCGCCACCCTGAAGTTTGTGGTCGCCGGCGCCGAAAAGGTGCGCCAGGAAACCCGCAACCTGTTCAACTCAAAATTCGGCGGCGTCGAACTGCTGGAGGGCTATGGCGCGACCGAAGCCTCGCCGGTCGTCGCCGTCAATCACCCGGATCGCAACGCCCCCGGCACGGTGGGCCAGATTCTGCCCGGCATCGACTGGAAGCTGGAGCCGGTGGAGGGCATCGCGGACGGCGGCCGCCTGTATCTGCGCGGCCCCAATGTGATGAGCGGCTACGTCACCTCGGCCGAGCCCCTGGAATGGTCCCCGGTCGAGGACGGCTGGCTGGACACCGGCGACATCGTCGATGTGGACGCCGAGGGCTATGTCACCATCAAGGGGCGCGCCAAACGCTTCGCCAAGATCGGCGGCGAAATGGTGTCGCTGACGGCGGTCGAAGGCATCGCCGGCGCGGTCTGGCCCGACCAGCGCCACGCCGTCGTCTCCATTCCCGACACCCGCAAGGGCGAAAAACTGGTCCTGGTCACTGACCACGCCGCGGCCGAGGTCGCGCCCCTGGCCGAATGGGCCCGCTCGAACGGGGCCCCCGAGCTGATCGTGCCCAAGAAGATCGTCAAGGTCGCCGAGGTTCCAGTCCTGGGCAGCGGCAAGACGGACTATGTCGCGATCCAGAAAATGGTCGAGGCGGAAAAGGCGGCCTGACCGCCCTACCCGATCCGCACCCCCGTCATTGAAATCGACCCGCCGTCGATGCTGTCGTTGAAGAAGGACACCGGCTCGCCCGCCGCCTGCTGGGCGGCGATATAGAGCACCGGCAGGTAGTGTTCGTCAGTCGGCACGCTCAGCTGGGCGTCCTCAGCCAGGCCGACCCAGTCGATCAGGGCTTCGTGGTCGCCGACCACAAAGGCCTGTTTGACAGCCTCATTGAACCCTGTCGCCCAGCTATAGGGCTCGGCCCCCGTCTCGCGCTTCCAGGTCCGCAGATTGTGGACGAAGTCGCCCGAGCCGGCGATGACGATTCCCTCGTCCCGCAGCGGCCGCAGGGCCTTGGCCAGTTCATAATGCTGGCGCGCCGTCAGTTCGCGATTCAAAGACAGCTGCACCACCGGCACGTCGGCGTCCGGCCACACATGGCACAGCACCGACCAGGTCCCGTGATCCAGGCCCCATTGTTGCGTCTGGACTGCCCCCGTCAGCTCCGCCACCCGAGCCGCCAGTTCGGGCGAGCCCGGGGCGGGATACTGAAACGCGTGAAGCTCAGGCGGAAAATTCCCGAAATCATGGATGGTTTCGGGCCGTTCCTGCGCCGTAACGCCCAGCCCGCGCGTCTCCCAATGGGCGGAGATCATCACCACCCCCTTGGGCTTGCCGATGTCTTCACCCAACCCGCGCCAAGCGGCCCCGAAGGGACCGCCAAGCGCGTTCATGGGCGAGCCGTGGCCAAAGAAAACGGCGGGCTGGCGCATCGGATCAGCCGAACTGCTTCTTGGCGATCTCGGCGATGTGCTTGCCCTGGAAGCGGGCGCCGTCCAGGTCGATCTGGCTGGGCATGCGCGAGCCGTCGCCCTTGGTCAGGGTGGTGGCGCCATAGGGGCTGCCGCCGACGATCTCGTCCATATTCATCTGGCCCTGGAAGGCATAGGGCAGGCCGACCACGATCAGGCCGTGATGCATCAGGGTCTGAACCAGGCCCATCAGGGTGGTTTCCTGGCCGCCGTGCTGGGTCGCGGTCGAGGTGAAGGCGCCGCCGACCTTGCCCACCAGGGCGCCGTTGAACCACAGGCCGCCGGTCTGATCGAGGAAGTTGCGCATCTGCGAGGCGACGGTGCCGAAGCGGGTGCCGGCGCCGATGATGATCGCGTCATAGTTCGCCAGATCCTCGACCTTGGCGATGGGGGCCGCCTGATCCAGCTTGTAGCCCGACGCCTTGGCCAGTTCGTCCGGCACCAGTTCGGGCACGCGCTTGATGTCGACGACGGCGCCTTCGACTTCGCGCGCGCCTTCGGCGACGGCTTCGGCCATGGCTTCGATATGACCGTAGGTGGAGTGATAGAGGACGAGAATCTTGGGCATGGGGAGGCTCCATTGAATGATAGGCCGTCATTCGCAACAACGACCGTTGCTAACTTGGCGTGTCCATCCTGCCCTTGCAAGCCCTCGGGCGGGTTTCACCGCACGAAGGGACAAACCGCATCATAGAATGCGCGGGTCCCGGGCGTTTCGCCGCCGCGCAGGCCGTGAAAACGATGCTCCATCACCATGGCCTGCTGCTCGATATTCAGCGAATCCCAGCGGCAGTCCGGATCGGCTGAATAGGCGTAGGCGGCGGCGCTGTCGCCCGCCTTCAGCTTGGCGAACAGCAGATTCACCCCCTGCTGCGCCTGCCAGACATGGGTCAGTTCGTGCACCAGCACGCCTTGAATCTGCTGCGACGCCTGGCCGAAGTCCGTCTGAAACGCCCGTCTGGGCCAGACGATCCAGTCGCGCCCGAACCAGCGGCCGGCGACGAAGGCGCGCCCGAAGGGCCAGGCGATCAACCGGATTCGATCCAGACGAAGCGCCGAACCGAACGCCTCACGCGCCAGGCTGGCCTCCCCTTCGGTCAAGGCGCGAATGATGGATCCCACGGTCGCACATACTCCCAATGCCAGGGCTCATAGACATAGGGTACGAACCCGAACCGCCCGGCGTTGGCGACCAGCCAGCGATAGGTCGCCGACCGCGCCATATGTTCGCGGCTGGCGGCCGCGGTCGAATCGACCCCACGCCCCGGCGCCTGACCGACATAGAGATCGACCGCCGTCCCCGTCCGATGCGGCGAACAGACGGCGCGGCGCAGGCCGTCGCAATTGCCCTGCTGGGCGCAGCGCGCGGCGTCCGCCTCTGGATCGCGGAAGCCGGAAAAAATTTGCAGCAGTTCGGGATCGGCCGCGACCTCGGGAACCTCGGCGCGGGCGGCGGCGACCATCCGGCGATAGGCGTCCAGAACGTCGCGTCGCAACAGGCGCGTCAGCCGGTCAGCGTGTTCCTCGGATTCGACCAGATAGCCCAATTGGTTGATCGGCGGCGGGTCGGGGCATTCCTGGCGGGTGCGGGCCATGACGAACGGTCGACGCTCCTGCCACAGCCCCCGCAGGACCTGAAAGGTCGACGCATCGAACAGGCCGGTCGGCGCTAGGCCATGGGTCTGCTGGAAGCCCGCTAGTTGCGAGGCGAAGATCGGCGTGCCCGGACCGCAAGTCGTGTGCAGTTCGCGCTGGATCAGGGGAACATAGGTCCGCCACCCCCATTCGGTCGCCCCGAACGGGGTCCATTCCATCGCGTAAGCCGAGGCGGCGTTGACCAGGGCCTGTCCGCCCCAGACGTCGGCATTGGTGTGACAGGGTCCAGCCGCACGCGCGCCGCCGGCCGCAGCCAGGACGAAACAGACCGACAGAAAGGCAATAAGGTTTCGCCACATGCCGAACAGCAAGCCCCAAGCCGGTCGCTGGAGCAAGCACAGAGAGACCGCAGCGCCCAAATCCGACTCCGCGTCCGTCCGTAAAGCTGCGATGGTGAACCGGCCCGACTCATCCGGGCTGTTCCGGACC is a window encoding:
- the ygiD gene encoding 4,5-DOPA dioxygenase extradiol is translated as MRQPAVFFGHGSPMNALGGPFGAAWRGLGEDIGKPKGVVMISAHWETRGLGVTAQERPETIHDFGNFPPELHAFQYPAPGSPELAARVAELTGAVQTQQWGLDHGTWSVLCHVWPDADVPVVQLSLNRELTARQHYELAKALRPLRDEGIVIAGSGDFVHNLRTWKRETGAEPYSWATGFNEAVKQAFVVGDHEALIDWVGLAEDAQLSVPTDEHYLPVLYIAAQQAAGEPVSFFNDSIDGGSISMTGVRIG
- a CDS encoding D-alanyl-D-alanine carboxypeptidase family protein, with the protein product MWRNLIAFLSVCFVLAAAGGARAAGPCHTNADVWGGQALVNAASAYAMEWTPFGATEWGWRTYVPLIQRELHTTCGPGTPIFASQLAGFQQTHGLAPTGLFDASTFQVLRGLWQERRPFVMARTRQECPDPPPINQLGYLVESEEHADRLTRLLRRDVLDAYRRMVAAARAEVPEVAADPELLQIFSGFRDPEADAARCAQQGNCDGLRRAVCSPHRTGTAVDLYVGQAPGRGVDSTAAASREHMARSATYRWLVANAGRFGFVPYVYEPWHWEYVRPWDPSFAP
- a CDS encoding AMP-binding protein — protein: MRQALDSSLYDTTLIDALIDARARFGDKEILEDQDRHPLTYTGLIRAAFVLGRKIANMTDPGDRVAILLPSSMGVVVTFFGLHAHGRVPVMLNFTAGETNLKAAIKASGVKKVLTAKRFIDQAKLDDLIVELKTVAEVVWLDDVRKTIGLADKLYGLSAGVAPKRFRVKTDPDAPGVVLFTSGSFGTPKGVVLSQRNLVANARQVAAHIDLLPEWVMFNPLPTFHCFGLTGGVILPLLQGLKAFQYPSPLHAKQITDLLPQVKASILFATDTFLNQYGRVAEADDFATLKFVVAGAEKVRQETRNLFNSKFGGVELLEGYGATEASPVVAVNHPDRNAPGTVGQILPGIDWKLEPVEGIADGGRLYLRGPNVMSGYVTSAEPLEWSPVEDGWLDTGDIVDVDAEGYVTIKGRAKRFAKIGGEMVSLTAVEGIAGAVWPDQRHAVVSIPDTRKGEKLVLVTDHAAAEVAPLAEWARSNGAPELIVPKKIVKVAEVPVLGSGKTDYVAIQKMVEAEKAA
- the wrbA gene encoding NAD(P)H:quinone oxidoreductase; amino-acid sequence: MPKILVLYHSTYGHIEAMAEAVAEGAREVEGAVVDIKRVPELVPDELAKASGYKLDQAAPIAKVEDLANYDAIIIGAGTRFGTVASQMRNFLDQTGGLWFNGALVGKVGGAFTSTATQHGGQETTLMGLVQTLMHHGLIVVGLPYAFQGQMNMDEIVGGSPYGATTLTKGDGSRMPSQIDLDGARFQGKHIAEIAKKQFG